From one Leptospira noumeaensis genomic stretch:
- a CDS encoding extracellular solute-binding protein, with amino-acid sequence MFHNKVQIFKYSSFLRKIVLVGLTGLLSMGFFLHCSEEDTKESLSKVNDLPWEGDVNSIPNALRIKNPVADPKAKKGGRIRIYSHQFPKSLNYYLDQFTTTARIFTSLYEPLTGYHPLTLETIPHLARDWKISPDKKKFTFYLDPNARWSDGKPVTADDVIFTYDTIMNPKNGTAVFRVSLSRFLKPVKLGDLTVVFEAKEVHWNNFNDIASSIFILPKHHFEGKDFNKENMEFPVVSGPYKITEVKKNRYIKLERRGDWWQRAYPFNEGRNNFDQIVYKVYNEEAVALQAFKKGDIDIYPVYSAFVWVEEAKGDAFDKNWIAKQRIFNLKPIGFQGWAMNSRRPIFSDKRVREAMNLLVNRKLMIDKLAYGEYDPTNSYYPDFYLGGEKNPNEPTEFNIEKARKLLAEAGWKPNKEGILEKDGKPFQFSILDRDKKTEKYFTLFLEKAKEVGIRASIDTLDLAAWSERVDKYDFDMTWAAWGSGVFKDPESQWLSKYADEEGQPNLPGLKIPEVDKLIGKQKTEFSVSNRNEILKQIDRIVYKEYPYVLLWHLPSTRLLYWQKYGVPNLPLGKYGDESFSSDYWWYDEEKDKNLSKAVSKKEKFTDYEAIVRWK; translated from the coding sequence ATGTTTCATAACAAAGTTCAAATATTCAAGTATAGTTCCTTCTTACGCAAGATAGTTTTGGTTGGTTTGACAGGACTTTTGTCAATGGGCTTTTTCCTCCATTGTTCGGAAGAAGATACAAAAGAATCCTTGTCGAAGGTAAATGATCTTCCTTGGGAAGGTGATGTGAATTCCATACCCAATGCCCTTCGAATCAAAAATCCAGTGGCAGATCCTAAGGCCAAAAAAGGAGGTAGGATTCGCATTTATTCCCACCAGTTCCCAAAATCTTTGAATTATTATTTGGATCAGTTTACAACCACAGCACGGATCTTTACCAGTTTGTATGAACCGCTCACGGGGTACCACCCACTGACTTTGGAAACCATTCCTCATTTAGCAAGGGATTGGAAAATCTCTCCTGATAAAAAGAAATTTACTTTCTACTTAGATCCGAACGCTCGTTGGTCTGATGGAAAACCAGTAACAGCAGATGACGTGATCTTTACCTATGATACCATCATGAATCCCAAAAATGGAACTGCCGTGTTCCGTGTATCCTTATCTAGATTTTTAAAACCGGTGAAGTTGGGTGATCTAACGGTTGTTTTTGAAGCAAAGGAAGTTCATTGGAATAATTTTAATGATATTGCTTCTTCCATTTTTATTTTGCCGAAACATCATTTCGAAGGAAAAGATTTTAATAAGGAAAATATGGAGTTCCCGGTTGTGTCTGGTCCCTATAAAATCACAGAGGTTAAAAAGAATCGTTATATCAAATTAGAACGAAGAGGGGACTGGTGGCAAAGGGCCTATCCTTTTAACGAAGGACGAAATAACTTTGATCAAATTGTTTATAAAGTTTATAACGAAGAAGCAGTTGCTCTCCAAGCCTTTAAAAAAGGAGACATTGATATTTATCCAGTGTATTCCGCTTTTGTTTGGGTAGAAGAGGCTAAGGGGGATGCCTTTGATAAAAATTGGATTGCCAAACAAAGGATATTCAATTTAAAACCGATTGGTTTCCAAGGTTGGGCGATGAACTCGAGACGACCTATTTTCTCTGACAAACGAGTGAGAGAGGCAATGAACCTGCTTGTGAATCGTAAATTAATGATCGATAAACTAGCATATGGTGAATACGACCCAACGAACAGTTATTACCCTGATTTTTATTTAGGTGGTGAAAAAAATCCAAACGAACCAACGGAATTTAACATTGAAAAGGCTAGAAAACTTTTAGCAGAAGCAGGTTGGAAACCCAATAAAGAAGGGATCTTGGAAAAAGATGGAAAACCATTCCAGTTTTCTATCTTAGATCGAGATAAAAAAACAGAAAAGTATTTCACCTTGTTTTTAGAAAAAGCAAAAGAAGTGGGGATTCGCGCATCTATTGACACTTTGGATTTAGCTGCCTGGAGCGAACGAGTGGATAAATACGACTTTGATATGACCTGGGCTGCTTGGGGATCGGGAGTGTTCAAAGATCCTGAATCACAATGGCTTTCTAAATATGCAGATGAAGAGGGACAACCCAACTTGCCCGGACTAAAAATTCCAGAAGTTGACAAACTCATTGGAAAACAAAAAACAGAATTTTCTGTATCCAATCGTAATGAAATTTTGAAACAAATCGATCGCATTGTTTATAAAGAATATCCTTATGTTTTGTTATGGCATTTACCAAGTACGAGACTTCTGTATTGGCAAAAATATGGCGTTCCGAATTTACCTTTAGGTAAGTATGGAGATGAAAGTTTTTCTTCTGACTACTGGTGGTATGATGAAGAGAAAGATAAAAATCTATCAAAAGCCGTTTCCAAGAAGGAAAAATTTACAGATTACGAAGCAATTGTACGTTGGAAGTAG